A region of the Cyanobium usitatum str. Tous genome:
CAAGCGGCCAGCTGCTGCCGATTTGCTCCAGCATCTCGGCGGCGCTCAGCACCGCCTCGGACTGCCAGCCGTTACGGCTTCCCACGTCCATGAACTCAATCAGCCGCAGCTCCAGCCCCCGCTCCCGGGCCAGAGCCGCCAGGGGCAGCACCTGATTGTCGTTGGCGCCGCGCTGGATCACAGCGTTGAGCTTGAGGGCGCCCCGGGGGGGATCAAAGCCGGCGGCGCGGGCGTGCTCGATCGCAGCCAGCACCGTCGCCAAGGCCCGCTCGCCGGCGGCGGCATCGGTCAGGCCAGCCATGCGGGCAACCGATCCAGCCGTGGTGCCATCGAGGCTGAGGGTGATTCGGTCGAGGCCAGCGGCTCGTAGCTGCTGGGCTCGCTCAGCGGTTAGCAGTAGGCCATTGCTGGTGAGAGCGATCTCGTCCAGGCCGGGACGCTCCGGATGTGTGGCGCGCAGGGGTTGCACAGCGGCGATCAGCTCCTCCAAGCCCCTGTGCAGCAGCGGCTCTCCACCGGTAAGGCGCAGGCTGCGGGCTCCTAGGGCCACCGCCGCCCCGATCACCCCCAGTCGCTGCTCCAGCGTCAGCAGGCCCGGTGGCTCCTTGCCATCCGGCAGGCAGTAGGGGCAGGCCAGGTTGCAAAGGGCCGTGAGCGACAGCCGCAGCACCCCGAGGGGGCGGCCCAGGCGGTCGTATGGGCGGGGATTGATGGCGCTGACCATGGCTGCAACGCTATAGCTACTGCACCTGCATCAATGTGATACAAATTCACAAGGACTTAGTGCTGTTGGCGGCGCTGGCTGGGGGCTTTTATTCAGAAACAGTGGCAATGCCATAGACGTAGGGTTGAAAATATATTTGTAATAGGGCGACAGCTATCGGGGCATGCCGCACCGCCAGACGATCCTGGTCAACCCGGAGGTTCTGGCTGCCTGTGGTTTGCGGGCCCACCAGCGGGTGACCCTGCAGGGTGAGGTGGCAGCTGAGGCCACTGCTCCCCTGCGTAGCCGTTGTCACCATGGCGGCGCCGGCCGCCGTCGAGAATGAAAGTCAGTGGCCTGAATATGGCTTGAGGGTGTGGTGAAGCTGCAGAGCTGGCTGGGAGCGCTGCTGGCGCTAACTCTGCTGAGCCTGCTCAGTGCCTGGAGCGGCATGGTGTTGTTGGCGGCGCCTCTCGGCGCGTCGTCGGTGCTGTTGTTTGGCTACCCCGCCAGCCCCCTGGCCCAGCCGCGCAATATCTTGCTTGGCAATCTGGTGGGGGCGCTGGTGAGCGTGGCGGCGGTGGCCTGGCTGGGCCAGGGGCCGCTGGTGATCGCCCTGGCGGTGGGGCTTACGGTGTTGCTAGGCCAGCAGCTGCGCTGCCTGCATCCTCCCGCCGGTGGCCTCGCCTTTCTCGGCGTGGCGCTGGGGGCCACACCGCTGTTTGTAATCACCCCTGTGCTGAGCGGCTCGCTGCTGCTTGTGCTGATCGCTGCGGCCTTCAGCCGCTGGGTGAAGGGGGCGCTGCCCTATCCGCACCACTGGCTGTGACCCTCTGGCTGCTGCCGCTCCTGGGCCTGGTGGCCTTTCTCTATGCCGCCGTGGGCAATGCGGGCGCATCCGGCTACATAGCCGTGCTGGCCCTGGCCGGTCTGCCGGCGGAGCAGATCAAGCCGCTTGCCCTGATCCTGAACATCCCGGTGGCGGCCCAGGGCAGCTGGCAGTTCCAGCGAGCCGGCCACCTGCGCTGGCGGCTTTTCTGGCCGGTGTTGCTGGCGGGTCTGCCGATGGCCTTTCTGGGGGGCTGGCTCGATCTGCCCACGCTCTGGTTTCAGCGGTTGGTCGCACTGGTGCTGCTGGCCGGCCTCACCGGTACCGGCGGTGGCGTGTTTCTCACGCCCCTGCTGTTGGCTTGCAGCTGGGCCTCCACCCGCCAGGCGGCAGCGGTGTCGTCGCTGTTCATCTTCGGCAACTCGCTCAGCGGCCTGGCCGGCCTGCTGCTGGCCCGCCAGCCATCTGGGGCCCTGCTGCCGGCCCTGCCGGCCCAGCTGGGCTGGATGTTGCTGATGGTGCTGCTTGCCGGTGCGGTGGGTTCGCGGCTTGGTAGCCGCCACTGGCCGGTGGCTTGGATCCGTCGCTGTCTGGCCTTGGTGCTCCTGCTGGCCGCCTTGAAGCTCCTGGGTTTCGCAGGCTGATGTTGGCGGTAGCGTTTAAGCATGGTCGCCTCCGCTGCCGAGCGTTTCACGCCGCCCACCATCCCCTGGCGCCAGTCGCTGGCGCTGGAGCTTGCTCCTGAGCTGGGTCCGGGGTTGGATCCCCAGAGGTCTGGGGAAGCCTTGGCGCGTCTGTGCGCCGAACCCGATGTGCAGGCGGTGATCGCCTTTGGTTCCCGGGCCAGGGGTGAGGCGCGCCCCGACTCAGATCTGGATCTGGCGGTGATCGTGGGCCAGCCCCAGCTCACGCCGGCCGAGAAGATGGCCTGCTGGAAGCGCTTCAACCGAGCGCTGGGCCGGCAGGGAGTGCCTGTCGACCTGGTGGTGGCTGGCAGCGCTGATGCCGAGCGCCTGAGCGGCTCCCGTTGGCACGTGTTTGGCGATGTGGCCCGTGAGGGCCGGGTGCTGTATGTCGCCGGCTGAAGACGC
Encoded here:
- a CDS encoding TSUP family transporter, whose product is MTLWLLPLLGLVAFLYAAVGNAGASGYIAVLALAGLPAEQIKPLALILNIPVAAQGSWQFQRAGHLRWRLFWPVLLAGLPMAFLGGWLDLPTLWFQRLVALVLLAGLTGTGGGVFLTPLLLACSWASTRQAAAVSSLFIFGNSLSGLAGLLLARQPSGALLPALPAQLGWMLLMVLLAGAVGSRLGSRHWPVAWIRRCLALVLLLAALKLLGFAG
- a CDS encoding HPP family protein yields the protein MVKLQSWLGALLALTLLSLLSAWSGMVLLAAPLGASSVLLFGYPASPLAQPRNILLGNLVGALVSVAAVAWLGQGPLVIALAVGLTVLLGQQLRCLHPPAGGLAFLGVALGATPLFVITPVLSGSLLLVLIAAAFSRWVKGALPYPHHWL
- a CDS encoding GTP 3',8-cyclase MoaA; amino-acid sequence: MVSAINPRPYDRLGRPLGVLRLSLTALCNLACPYCLPDGKEPPGLLTLEQRLGVIGAAVALGARSLRLTGGEPLLHRGLEELIAAVQPLRATHPERPGLDEIALTSNGLLLTAERAQQLRAAGLDRITLSLDGTTAGSVARMAGLTDAAAGERALATVLAAIEHARAAGFDPPRGALKLNAVIQRGANDNQVLPLAALARERGLELRLIEFMDVGSRNGWQSEAVLSAAEMLEQIGSSWPLEPLGRSAHGTASRWRYRDGGGSLAVVASVSAPFCGDCNRLRVTADGVAYTCLFASPGSGLDLKPWLQKESGAAELELAMADLWNQRSDRYSEERNTAKPANSARAEMAYLGG
- a CDS encoding nucleotidyltransferase family protein, with the translated sequence MVASAAERFTPPTIPWRQSLALELAPELGPGLDPQRSGEALARLCAEPDVQAVIAFGSRARGEARPDSDLDLAVIVGQPQLTPAEKMACWKRFNRALGRQGVPVDLVVAGSADAERLSGSRWHVFGDVAREGRVLYVAG